The segment GTGGTCCCATCTAAGGCCTGTGTCCTTTATGGGGGAGGACAGCGTCCATGACAGACGAAGCACACCGTTTCAGAGAAGACTCCATCTGTCTAGTGTCTCCAATCCGCTTCCCTCTTTGTTTGCTTTTATTATGTTAAGAGGTATGATTCTCATTTGACTTAATGAGAATCTTGCATGCTCCCTGATCATAATATTCCTTGTTTGGTTCACTTCTTTTGCCTTCTCTTTTTATTGCCAAGTTCATGCTCGGAATTATGCTTTGGTGTTTTGTGCACTTTAACTTTGGTAAATTATATTgtcaattttcattattttttttaagatgatataGTTCTGGCTTGTTTTCAAAACGGGTTTGGCCagcagattaatttttttaggtttaattaCATGctgattttaaattgatataagcCTAATAAATTGTCGGACCCATCATCGTGAGCTTAACACGATGTCAAGCCCAAGTGGATATGGATCTCTCAAACATTATAAATCCCATATTGAGCTacaatattttgtttgtttatttttttgatttttttaatataaaatgttaatgtcAATAATAATCATCTCTTTACACCACTaagtatataaaatttttttaatgatctattatatttccatcaatattaatattgtgtttaagatatttatcatttattaatgttatcatgataaaataatattttaattccttcattaaaataatataataagattcaggagttatatatatacacacctcTTTAACCGCTAAGTTAAAGAGTTtgtaattttctctctttaagtATTcgtactttaatttttaaaatatttatcctacaaaaaacaagaacaagcatttatattcttaaaatttaaaactcatttttttatttattacagtTACTTACTAAAAATTATAGACTTTATCATTAGAAAGTtctaaacaccataaaaaaaactattttataagtGTTAAATTTTCTATCACCGACTATCGATTTCACAAGCCACgaagaagaaaatattgagataaaATGTGATTACCCTTGTCCAATCCCTTAAAAACCACGTTTCCGTGCATATTGAATTTTGATAGGGTTAGCTTATCATGTTAATTGGACAGGAAGAAATGAAAACGGCTATCACTTGTACATTTGTATTTGATTCTTAATATTCTGTTCCAATTCAAAACGTTGCGGATTTATACATAACAATTAAATATCTTTAATGATGTATTGATACGTGTAAATGAAAACGTTCAGAAAATCTCTTGGGAGGAAAATAagggtgtaaaaaaaaattagtttaaaatgtttttaaccaTGCTAGcgatattaataattttaggtGCTAGATTTCTTTCTTTCGTCGAAGGCCCATTCAACTGCACGAATAAATGAACATTTTATACTAAGAAAATGTTTAGGAATGGGGTTCAAtccgtgtttttaaaaagtttgattttttttattaaaatttaatatgatttgtacgttttgaatctttttgatgtgctgatctcaaaaataatttttaaaaaataaaaaaacattaaaattatttaaaaagcaccggCAATCACACTGTCAAACAAGTCTTTAAGAGGGGTATAAGTTAACTGATCAGATTCTAAATTTGTTctctaaaaatcattaatttgaaTCTCACAAATCTCAGGGGCACAGGAGGTTTActtagtcgttaacttcaggatttatgagattagtcgaggtacatgcaagctgacccggacatccactttaacaaataaataaataagtgaaCATTTGcctctctcacttttttttttaagttgtttgaCAGATGTTGtcaaataattatagaaagatGCATTGAAACTTGTTTGTGAATGGGAAGTCATGGCAACAAAAATTTAAAGCTGAATACGAGGATCCCATTAAAATAACTATAGAATTATAAGCGATTACCAGAAATAAGGGGCAGGAAATCTAAGAGACATTTCTTCCATGCAACCCTGGCACCGCGCTTTGACCTGAGTTTTGGATTTTAGCCGTTTTCTTTACAAGCTCGACGTTTGCAAGGTAGACTTTACATGTAGCCACGCTTCGTAGCgaggctcttttttttttgcatttaaaataaatagtggaaacatgtttttttaataaaataattatgactCCAGTTATAAATTTTGAATGCACTAAATaagttagttttatttatttatttagatgataaaaaataaataataataataaatagattaaatttaaataataataataataatctcgagaaaaaatatttttgtaaaaaaaacaaacaatacaattAAATTCTTAGCTCGTTAAATACAacataataagataaaaaatgacaaaaaaactcGACTCGAGTCAATCCAAATTAGTCTGATAGACTTGTAACTTGGAGAATAAAGGGTGAGCCAACCCTGgttaatttgtcaaacctgCGATTCAGGTCATAAAATCAGGATAATtagatagataaaaaaacataaacaatcaCAAAGCTGAAAAGTATTTGTATAGtgttttcaaactcatgacctaaGGTATTGAaccaaaaatatcttatttgaaaaaacacaaaactcaattatcaaccagttaaatgttgaaggattaacTTCGAAAAGGAatatcaattacacaaaaggatttaaattaaaaaattacaattaaaataataggggttaaaattaaaataaaaaataaattttattttctattgaaaggtgttactgaaaaaaattaattgaactaAAGaccaaaaaacaatcaaaatgatgatgatcaaatttaaaataaaaaataaaaacaaagtttttgattgtatggtggaattgaaaagaaaaatcaactcaataaaaagtctaaaaaatcaagatgttgaagatcaaatcatatatatatatatatatatatatatgatggatTGAGATGgaattatgaaattgaagacaaataattagaaagaaaaaaaattgaaattaaaataatgattgaaGTTGAGATACCAACAACAAAGAGGGCCTAACTGTGattgagaagagagaaaaaaactcaCCAATGACAAATCAGATTATTGTCGTTGACACACACCACACTATTAGAAAAATGATACAGCGACACTTTCAAAGACATGATGGAAAAGTATTTTGGGATGTTAGGAGATGATGTATGTGCCGCTCAAAGGGCATGGGCACCTTCCAAGCGTGCAAAGTGCACCACACGCGCCccgactttttttttatatacttggtTAAATACTAAATCACCCCTTATTGAcatgattataacaaaaaaccattgtgaaaagataaaaagtttcttgaaggctagttttaatttttttagcttttaatagtattttggttattttattatgttcttttttattattttttttaaattattgtgaagaataaaaaaataccactTAACaccaattttataattttaatctcatgagtatcttgattgttttattgtgcaattaaaatgataaatgacTTATTCTACTCTGGATAATTTGGTCAAAGATGTTGGTGTGAATAAggaaaacaatgttttaaataacaatatttttactCACATGATACAATAAAAATCCCTCTTGTTAATCCAAGTAGAATATAGGAATaatcttaatcttttttaacaaaaaaaagaagaaaagattagtgtgtgtgtgtgtgtgtatcattTCAAAACCCAGTCCATTAAATATACTGCGATTTAAATGCCTCTAGTGGATTtaaaaatcatgtggctgaaaGAGACCAAGTTTAAACGCGGGGCTATAGAGAAACTTTAGAAACatactgggaaaaaaaatataggaaataGAAACTTAACAGAcctaaaagaaaaatgtaagaTCCAAAGATAGAAAATTATAGCACCACAAATTAGAATCTGCATTGGTGGAGTCTTTCTTCTTACTTACTTTTCGATTTCGagtcgttttctttttttataaaaaaaagtggaaTTTTCTCGCAAGAAGCCAAGAAGTGATACGTATCAAGATTAAATTCCTAATTGCAACGTTTCTTTAATTACTTTCTCTTCAAtgccctccctccctccctcagtcttatatatatatatatatatatatatatatatatatatatatatatatatatatatatatatatatataattaacgtAAAATTGCCTTAAAATTGCCTTTCACAAACTGACAATGAGTGTTTTGTCCCCCCATCTTTCCGGGATAATCTggccttttaattaattagaatttacaaacaaatttgAAGCTTCTCATTTTCGGAgtacaaatcaaatcaaaccacATAATTGACAAATCCACTCTAATTTCAGAAAATACATAAACTAATCACCCAACGAAGAAAGATTACTACCTCCACTCTACCAATCATGTCCTAACATGGACAGCCAAGCAATTTGGAATCTACCCTTGAGAACAGTTATAAGAACACCCACAGACAGAAAAAGTCCCACGCactgaaaaaagaaacaagagaaaagagtaAAGAGAGCTAGCTAGCTTTCTCTGCCCCGTCGTCACCTCTTTTCTATCTTCTCTCTCAAGCAGAACCCGTTGATCTTAAGTGTTTCGCGGAGAGAATAAAAGAAGTCCGTCCAGTATGGGTAAAGAGAGATcagagaaagagaaagttggAGGGGGAGAGCATAACAAGAGGAATATGTTCGTGTCTTGTGTTGTAATGAACTCGTGTGCTGCAGAGCTTAAACTTGTTTTAACAGCTCTTTTAGTTCTTTGCAGTATTGCTACTCTTTTCCAGATTCTTCCTTCACGTTTCGCCATCTCTGCTTCTGATCTCCGTTTTTGCATATCAagaatcaccaccaccaccaccaccaccaccactaccaccATTGCCCCCCTcaactccaccaccaccaccaccaccaccattgcCCCCCTcaactccaccaccaccaccatacCTCTAACCCCATCTCCACCCTCCCCTCAAAAAGATCAAGTGGCTGACAATGGTGTTATAAAGCGAGTGTTTAACCCCTATGGTTCAGCTGCTTATAATTTCATCACCATGGGTGCTTACCGAGGTGGACACAACACTTTTGCTATTATAGGCCTTGCTTCTAAACCTCTCCTTCTCTACTCAACACCCACTTACCAATGTGAATGGGTCCCTGAATCGTCCTCTGCATCTAATTCTACTTTCTCCACCGTCTCTTACAGGATCCTCCCTGACTGGGGCTATGGTCGTGTTTACACTGTTGTTGTAGTGAATTGTACCTTTTCAGAGGCAGTTAATGGTGAGAATTCAGGTGGGAAATTGTTCTTGGAAGCCTCAACATCAGGCGGTGGTGATAAAAATCTTAACATTACTGATAGATTTGAGGTTTTAAACGAATCTCCAGGTGATTTAAACATGTCCGTTTTTAGTTCGAAGCCTAAATATGATTATTTGTATTGTGGCTCACCTTTATATGGTGGGTTAAGTCCACAAAGAGTGAGGGAATGGATTGCTTATCATGTGAGATTATTTGGAGAAAGATCCCATTTCGTGATACATGATGCTGGTGGGGTTCATGAGGAGGTTTTGGAAGTCTTGAAGCCATGGATGGAATTGGGTTATGTTACGTTGCAAGATGTAAAAGAACAAGAGAGGTTTGATGGGTATTACCATAATCAGTTTATGGTTGTTAATGATTGTCTGCATAGATATAAGTTTATGGCTAAGTGGATGTTCTTTTTTGATGTTGATGAGTATATTTATTTGCCACCGAAGAATACTATCAAGTCCGTGCTGGATTCCCTCTCGGGTTATACCCAGTTCACTTTTGAGCAAATGCCTATGAGTAGCAAGCTCTGCCTCTCTGCTGATTATGGTAGATATTACAGGTATATCCATGCTCACTCCCTTTCCagtttcactcttttttttatttttttgcacaatTGAGTTTAGTTTTATATTAGCACGACTGATTTCAAGCAGTCAGAACTACAAAAcgggtctcttttttttttgttccagtatttgtgatatatatatttgagtgaAAACAGAGATCTGCAGGTTCATAGGAAGGTCCTGCTAGCACAGTAGTGGTGAAGTTTTTATATGGTGAAAATTAGGTTCTAGGCCTTAAAAGATTGGGGTGGATTGTTGGTTGCTTGAGGCTTTTGGGATATTAGCTCATCAGTCGGCTGCTTTTAGCTTGTTTTGAATTTTCTAGTTTTGCTGTTtggttccttttccttttccattcTGGCAATTACGCGTGTATTTATTGGGTTTTTAACTTAACCAATGATTGAGCAAAATGTTAAGAGCATTATTGGGTTTTTGAAATATAGTATTGATACTTTACCCATTTGTAATGCGGTGGTTGCTGGATTGGAACATTTTAGAACTGATGTTGAACAGATAAACAAATGATTCAGTGGTTTGCTCATGTTTGGAATTATTCTTCTGGTGTCGTAACTTTGATTTTCTCTCGTTGTTGTATTAGGGCAGGTGGAAGTGGGGTGGTTTGAATTTTGTTCCAACAATATTATCTTAGTAATTACTATACTTTGGGGcttgtcatttctttttttattatcaatcttGTGTTTGTTCAAGTGTCATTGTATTtccaagaataataaaaaactgaGGCTCGATCGCTGATGTTCACTTCTTAGAGAAAGGTTAAGAGTTCATTGTGGAATGGAAACTGGATTGTGGTGACGAAATGAACTttgaaaatgaatgaaaatcaaTTGGATAGCTGTGAGCGATGCTGACATAGAATATAGTGAGATTGCATTGATGTTAATATGGATGGGAAATAGAGGATTGCAATACCGAGGCTGCTTCTGCTGGGACTTGTTATGATGTGGGGTTCTTACCTCTTCACCGAAAATATCTATGATTTTGATCATGATACTGAGTTCCCATAAGATCTCCCTGTTGAGAAACTTGATTTCAGGAATTGCTTTCATGCTGTGATGACTGATGTGTCTAGTTCCTCCTTTCTGATATATCGGATGCATGCAGAGTTTAGAATTTCGTTGTTACTGGTCGTAAAATGACTGCAATTTGATTGAATTGTATCTTGTTCCCTTCATAACATGTCTTGTGATTATGCTTGGATTCACAGAAAGTGGGGGATCGAGAAGCTTGTTTACAGAGATGTGAAGAGGGGCATAAGGAGAGACAGAAAGTACGCAATCCAGCCGCGCAATGTCTTTGCAACCGGAGTGCACATGTCCCAGAACTTTGCCGGTAAAACAACATACAAGACCGAGGGCAAGATCAAATATTTCCATTATCATGGAACCATAGCACAAAGGCGTGAGCCTTGCCGGAACCTGCTTAATGTCACAGAGATCAACTTTGAAAACGTTCCATACGTTCTTGACACCACAATGCGAGATCTCGCGTGGTCTGTGAAGAAATTTGAGCTCAAAATGATCGGACCCAAGCTACAGAATACGCGGCAAtgactgaaaaataatatttatttaaattattttgttactaCGTAGTTTCTTGGTAgtgatatttatctt is part of the Populus nigra chromosome 8, ddPopNigr1.1, whole genome shotgun sequence genome and harbors:
- the LOC133702176 gene encoding galactan beta-1,4-galactosyltransferase GALS3-like, with translation MGKERSEKEKVGGGEHNKRNMFVSCVVMNSCAAELKLVLTALLVLCSIATLFQILPSRFAISASDLRFCISRITTTTTTTTTTTIAPLNSTTTTTTTIAPLNSTTTTIPLTPSPPSPQKDQVADNGVIKRVFNPYGSAAYNFITMGAYRGGHNTFAIIGLASKPLLLYSTPTYQCEWVPESSSASNSTFSTVSYRILPDWGYGRVYTVVVVNCTFSEAVNGENSGGKLFLEASTSGGGDKNLNITDRFEVLNESPGDLNMSVFSSKPKYDYLYCGSPLYGGLSPQRVREWIAYHVRLFGERSHFVIHDAGGVHEEVLEVLKPWMELGYVTLQDVKEQERFDGYYHNQFMVVNDCLHRYKFMAKWMFFFDVDEYIYLPPKNTIKSVLDSLSGYTQFTFEQMPMSSKLCLSADYGRYYRKWGIEKLVYRDVKRGIRRDRKYAIQPRNVFATGVHMSQNFAGKTTYKTEGKIKYFHYHGTIAQRREPCRNLLNVTEINFENVPYVLDTTMRDLAWSVKKFELKMIGPKLQNTRQ